The genomic region GGCGACGGTCGCGTCCAGGCCGATGCGACATTTCTTGCCAGGGTGAGCGAGGCCGTAAGCGGTTGCAGCGATTTGCTCGTCATCGGTCCGGGTATCGAGAAGGCCGAGCTGACGCAATATCTCAAGGCGGAGCGGCCCGACCTCAACTTGCATGTTGGGCCGAGCGATCATCCGACCGATGCGGAAATCGTGGCGCTGGGTCGGAAGCGGTTCCGCCTCGGAGGTGAGCGATGACAGTCCAGGCAGTTCTCGACAAGCCCGCATCTCCTGCTAACGACGATGTGACGGGGGACGGAACGCCTGCTTCAGTGCAGCCCGCGAACGAGCCATTGACGGGTACCGAATCGCTCGACCAACTCGTCCACGCGGCGATAGCGCGATGGACCGGCGGACTTTCACCGGCCGGCCTTGCGCTCGCCTTCGCCGATTGGCAACTCCATCTGGCAGCCTCACCCGGTAGACGGCTTCAGTTGGCCCTGAGCGGGGTTGCTGATGCTGCGCGCTTCGCGCGCATGGTGTCGACGCCGCATGCGGCCTGGCAGCCTTGGTATATGGTCAAGCCTCAGCCAGGTGACAACCGATTTGCCGGCCAAGACTGGACATTACCGGCCTTCAACGTCATGGCGCAGGCGTTCCTGCTGGCAGAGCAATGGTGGCATTCCGCGACCAGCGGCCTGCACGGGGTCTCGAAAGCAAATGCAGCGGTCGTGGATTTCACGGTCAGGCAATGCCTCGACGTCGTTGCGCCGTCCAACTTTGCGTTCAGCAACCCCGAGGTGCTGCGCGAGGCGATGGATTCGGGTGGCGGCAACTTCGTGTCGGGCTGGCATAACTGGCTGGAGGATTGCCGGGACCTGATGATCGCCAAGCCGCTCGGGCCCGCTCCGTTTGTTGTCGGCAAGGACGTTGCTGCGACCAAGGGCAAGGTTGTCTACCGCAATGAGCTGATCGAACTCATCCAATACGCGCCCGCAACAGCCGACGTTTGCCCCGAGCCGGTGCTGATCGTGCCGGCATGGATCATGAAGTATTACATCCTCGATCTCTCGCCGCAGAATTCGCTCGTCCGATTCCTGGTCGAGCGTGGCTTCACCGTGTTCATGATCTCGTGGCGGAATCCGGGACCAGCTGATCGCGACCTCGGCCTCGATGATTATCGCAAGCTTGGGGTCGACGCTGCGATCGACGCGATCAATCAACTCGTGCCTGAACGCGCAATCCACGCAACGGGCTATTGCCTCGGTGGCACGCTGCTCGCAATTGCAGCTGCTCGTCTGCAGAAGGAGCGGCCCGGCTGCCTGCGCTCGGTGACACTCTTGGCGGCTCAGGTCGATTTCACCGATGCAGGCGAGCTGACGCTCTTCATCAATGAGAGCCAAGTTGCGTTCCTGGAGGACATGATGCGGCAGCGCGGCGTGCTCGAGACGGCGCAGATGGCCGGAGCGTTCCAGTTGCTGCGGTCGAACGACATGATCTGGTCGCGCCTGGTTCGCGACTATCTCATGGGCGAGCGTGCCGCACCGAGCGACCTGATGTCATGGAACGCGGACGCGACCCGCATGCCCTACCGGATGCATTCGGATTATCTGCGCAAGCTGTTTCTCAACAACGATCTTGCCGAGGGCCGCTATTTGGCGGACGGGCAGCCGGTGGCACTTTCCGACCTTCGCGTCCCGATGTTCGTGGTCGGCACCGTACGCGATCACGTCGCGCCCTGGCGGTCGGTTCACAAGATTCACCTGTTGGCCGATGCCGATATCGCCTTTGTGCTGGCGAGCGGCGGCCATAACGCCGGCATCGTTGCTCCGCCGTCCGAGGAGGGGCACAGCTATCAATTGTTGGAGAAAAATGCGGATCAACCCTATGTCGGGCCCGACGAGTGGCTGCGCAAGGCGGTGAATCGCGACGGATCCTGGTGGCTGGAGTGGGTTCGCTTCCTCACGGCGCGTTCCGGTGCGTGGGTGCCGGCGCAGTCGGCGCTTCACGCGCCGGAGGGTGAAGCGCCGCTCGAGGATGCGCCAGGCCGGTATGTCCTGCAGCATTGAGCTGCCGGCAGGGGTGCTCGGGCAGCTTGATCTGCCGCAACTTCTCAACGGTGCGAACCGCTACGGTAAACTGCGCCGCACCAGCAGGATCGAGTATCCAGCTGGGCATGCCTTGCCTAGGAAGCTTCAAACGGCGTTGTGCCAGCAGGAGAGAGCCATGAGCGTCATCCTTCGCATCCTCTTCGTCCTCGCGGGATCTATCACCGCGTTCTTCGTTGCGCGGGATTCTCTGAACTTTGACATCATACAGACATTTGTGGCCATTCTGCTCGTTACCGCGCTCTTGCTGGGTGGAAGCGTCTGGAGCCTATTGCGGAAGACGTGAGCGCCACAGACCTCGCAGGAGTAAGTGAAGCCGAAGCGACGGCCCGGCTTCGGGTCGAGGGGCACAACGAGCTTCCGAGTCCTGAACGGCGCACTCCCATACGTATCGCGTTGGACGTGCTGCGCGAGCCCATGCTCGCGCTGCTTCTGAGCGGCGGACTGATCTACCTCTTGCTTGGTGATCTCCAGGAGGCACTCCTGCTCCTTGGCTTCGGCGCCATGTCGATCGTGATCACGATCGTGCAGGAGACACGAACCGAACGCGTGTTAGAAGCCTTGCGCGACCTGACCAGTCCGCGGGCCCTCGTGATGCGGGATGGAGTACGCCGGCGTATCGCCGGCTGGGACGTCGTCCGAGGCGACCTCATCATCCTTGGCGACGGTGATCGCGTGCCAGCCGACGCTGTGCTCCTCGACGATCATGATCTGCAGGTCGACGAGTCCCTGCTGACAGGCGAGTCGGTACCCGTTCGCAAGCAGGTGGTCGAGACGGACGCCGTGGCCGAGCATCGGCCGGGCGGCGACGATCAGCCGTTCGTGTATTCCGGCTCGCTCGTCGTGCGGGGCGAGGCGCCGCCCGGGTCACGTCCACCGGACCGCGAAGCGAGATCGGAAGGATCGGAGCGTCTCTGCGCACGCTGCAAGCGGAGCCGCCACGCCTTCAACAGCAGACAGCGAGGGTGGTGCGGCTTTGCTTTTTCGGCGGCGCTGCGATCTTCCGGCCGAACCTGGCGCTGGCGGTAATCTTGCTTTCAATCGCAGGCGCTCTCGGGACCGCACTGCTCTGGCCTCCGGCGTCCAGCTTGTTCCGTTTCGGTCCCCTTCATCCGGACGATCTGATGATCGCGCTCGGACCGGGAGTGGTGATGCTGGTGGTGCTTGAGCTGCTCAAGCCACTCTGGCGCCGGCGACTGAGATCCTAGCCGGCGGAAACGTTGAAGTGCGCCTGAAAGGTGATGACTGGGTGCCTGCCTTGCGAGGAGCACGTCGGTAGCGGTGTTCCTACGCCGAGGGCCGGCTCCGAAGAGCCGGCCTTGGAGGTATGGCAGGCACGAGCAGCGCGCGTTCTAGCGGATTGTGACATCCCGGTTGGTGAAAGTCATCAACAGCAATGACAGTCCGGATGCCGCCGCCACGAACGCTGCGGTCCATGCCAGCGCAGTGACTACGAACGCCGCCTCCAAGCGCCAAGCTAGAAGCGGCTCGGTCGAGGCAAGCGGAATGGCATTGGGGAAGAAGTAGTTGTAGACTAGAACAAGTGCTACCGTTGAGATGACGCTTCCGGCAAGAAGAAGGCTCAATGCGCGTTTCATGACATTCTCCTGTCTGGGCGGGAGAATGCTGACAGGTTTCCGTCGATCGACCAATTCCGGATGTTTCCTTAGGGGGTATTCCGCCGATTTGAATGGAAAGGTGCGTCTGGCAGGCAGGGCATGCTGCGCTGGAGAGTGGCGGCAGGTGAGCCTGATGCGTCGATGAGTTGCCAATCGATATGGCCAGTCTCGATGCTCTCCTGGCTCAGAACGACGCCAGCCGTTGCATCCGAAGCGTCGTGTTGCCGTGAGGCGACGCGTCGCAGCCGGATGGCTTGATCGGCGGTCAGGAACAATCCACGGAATTTCACCTTGGCATTGCGGGCGGCGGCTCGTGCGGCATCGCGCTCCGCTTGCTTCAAGAATGCCGCGTCGAGAACAACGGAAATCCCCTGAGCCAAGACGCGTTTGGCTCGGTCGAGCATGGCTTGATAAACGCGGTCGGATGCTTCGGGAGTGTAGGTCTCCGGCGGTAACGTGGCGTGCTCCGCGACGTGATAGAGCTGCTTGCGAATGACATCCGATCGCAGAACCAGGGCGCCCGGGGGGGGCGCGATCAGACGCGCCATGTCGCGCGCCAGCACGCTCTTGCCGGTACCGGACTTACCGCCAACTGCAATCAAGCGGGGCGGCTCCGGTTCAATCAGCTGGCGAGCAAGCTCGAAATAACGCCTCGCTTGGGCGGCGATCGCTTGATCAAGCTGGTGTTGCCGTGCCTTGGTGAAGAGCACATTGGCCCGGATCGCTGCGCGCATCGACAGGAACAATGGCAGCAAACACAACGCCCTCGATTGCGTGTCCCAGGATGTCTGCATGTAGCTATTGAACAGCCTGTTAGCCACGGTCTCGCGTCTGAAGTACAGCAGGTCCATCAGTGGAAATGCGAGGTCGTAGAGGACGTCGGTCGTCGCGATATCGGGGTCGAACTCGATCGCATCGAATAGAACGGGCTCGCCGTCGAGCAGAACGATGTTTCCGAGATGCGCGTCGCCATGACAGTGCCGGACTTGCCCCGCGGCGGCGCGGAGGCGCAGGAGTTCAAGATGCCGAGCAAGAGATCGATGGCTCAACTCGTGCAGTTCATCGATCGTCCTGCAGGAAAGAGCTGAATCAGTGCGAAACTGCTCGGTATTGCGATCGATGATGCCGGGGAGTGACGTAAGCCAATGCGATCCATCGCACCCTATCAATTCTCGATGGGATTGCAGCAGGATAGTGGCCAGTTTCTCGCCCAGCTCCGGCGGGATTGCGTCCTGCTCCGCGAGATGATCGAGTGTCTTGTTTTCGTCGAACCGAGCCATTTCGACGGCCCATTCGACAACCGGTCCGACCCCTCCGATCGCAAGACCATCGCGTCCGCGCGTGATCGGAACTACCCCGCGATAGATGGAAGGGGCGTGGCGTTTGTTGACGGCAATCTCATCCTCGCAAGCGCACCGCCGCTTCTCCAGGGTCGAGAAGTCGAGATAAGGCAGCTTGACTGCTCGCTTGATCTTCAGGACGCGCGAAGGTTCGAGAAAAACGATCGAACAATGGGTGTCGATCCGCTGTACCGGCGCGTTCGGCTGGCCAGATCCGGCTAGGAACGACAATACGGCGGCCTGGCCGGTCTCGCCTGTGGCAGCCCCGGTTGATGAGGCCGTCATCATGGCTTCAAGACGGCTGCGCCGACGAGCTTGCCGTCCCGCAAGCGCGCAAGTGCTTCATTCGCCTGGTCCAGGGGAAAGATGGTGACGTGGGTCCGGATTCCGGCCCTTGCCGCGGTCTTGAGAAAGTCGACGCCATCCTGTCGCGTCAGGTTGGCAACGGAAACGATCTGTCGCTCACCCCAGAGGATGTCGTAGGGAAAGCTCGGGATATCCGACATGTGAATGCCGGCACAGACCACCCGTCCGCTCTTGCGCAGCGCGCGCAGCGCAAGCGGGACAAGCGGCCCGGCCGGGGCATAGATGATCGCGGCATCAAGCTCGGCCGGCGGCCGGTCTTCCGAAGCACCTGCCCAGCAAGCGCCGAGCGATAATGCCAGGTGCTGGGCCTCGGTGTCGCCCGCGCGGGTGAAAGCATACACATCGCGCCCCTGCCAGCGTGCCACTTGCGCGACGATATGCCCCGCCGCGCCAAAGCCATAAATACCAAGCTTGCGGCCGTCGCCGGCCATCACCAGGGAGCGCCAGCCGATCAGGCCGGCGCACAGCAGGGGTGCAAGCTCGGCATCCTCGCCGTCTTCGCCGAGCGGAAAGCAGTAACGCGCGTCTGCCACCAGGTGTGTGGCAAAGCCGCCGTCCCGGGTGTAGCCGGTGAACAGGGGGGCGTCGCAGAGGTTTTCCTTGCCCTCCCGGCAGTAGGGACAACGCCCGCAGGTCGATCCGAGCCAGGGCACGCCGACGCGTGCACCGAGATGCAGACCATCCACGCTTTCACCGATCGCGTCGATACGGCCAACCACCTCATGGCCGGGAACGATCGGATAGGCGATGTCGGGCAGTTCTCCGTCGACGACATGCAGGTCAGTACGGCAAACGCCACACGCATTGATCTTGACGCACACCTCGCCCGGGCCGGGAATCGGGTCGGGCCGCTCGGTATATTGCAGCCGTGCGCCGCGCGCGGGCAGAATCATGGCGTGCATGGCGGAAACTCGCTTTGGGTCTGTGCTCCTCTTTTGATCATATCACGTTGGCCCGGTTTTGATCCTGGTCAACGGCCGGGGAGCTGTTCCTGACTAGCTTTGCTTCGCAAGCAACACGCAAGCAGGAGGTACTGATGGCTAACGACGTGATCCCCGTTGGAACCGAGCGCGCTTTGGCGCGGCGGGAGAACAATCCCTTCGCATTTCTGCAACAGGAGATCGACCGGCTGTTTGACGGTTTCGGCCGCAATTTCCCGGCGTTCGCCGCGCCGCAGGCGATGATGCCGCGTATGGACGTCAGCGAGACCGACAAGACCGTCGAGATTTCCGCCGAGCTGCCCGGCCTCGAGACCAAGGATGTTCAGCTCAACCTTGCCGACAACACGCTCACGATCCGCGGCGAGAAGAAGAGCGAGCGCGAGGAGAAGGACAAGGACTATCACCTGATCGAGCGCAGCTTCGGCGCATTCTCGCGGTCCGTTGGGTTGCCCGAAGGCGTCAAGGCGGAGGACGTCAGCGCCGAGATCGCCAAGGGTGTGCTCAAGGTCACCGTCAAGAAGCCGGCCCCCAAGCAGAGCAGGCAGATCGACATCAAGACAGCGGCGTAGCCGCCTTGCGGGGGCGCGTCGCCCGTCAGGCAGCGACGCGTCCCCGAAATAACCATCCATCCAAAGGGGATCAGCCATGTACGAGTTTCTTCAGGAGACCGTTGCGAGCAACATGACGAGGTCGGTACGAAGCGTCGCTCCCGAAATGACCGTCGGCGACTTGTACCGGTTGTTCGCGAAAGACGACTTTGACGCCTATCCCGTGCTCCGCGACGATGTCGTGGTCGGGTTCGTCACGAAGCTGGACGCCCTGAAGGTGTTCGCCTGTCCGGTAGATCACATGCTGCCACGTTACGACGATCGCATGGGAACGACGGTCGACGAGATCATGTCGTCCGACGTGATCGCGGTCGAGCCGGACACAAATCTGCAACGCGTTCTGCAGCTGATGATCGCCCATCGGCTCAAGAGCCTGCCCGTGATCGACAAGTATCATCACCTGGTCGGGATTATTGCTCGCGAGGATGTCATGCGGGCCCTGGCGCGTTGCACGAAGCGGCAAGCGCCTTCGCTCGTTCCCTGCGAGACTGTCCGATGTCTACGTTTGGTCTAGATCGGGTTCTTTCGCCTCGATCGGTCGCGCTTGTCGGTGGCAGTTCGCGTCCGTCTTCGCTGGGCTTGGCGGTACTCATGAACCTCAAGGCATGCGGTTTTGCCGGCCGCATCGCCGTCGTCAATCCGAACTACACTGCGATCGACGGCGAGATTACGTCCCCGGATCTCAAGTCGCTTCCATTCGTTCCGGACCTCGTTGCGATCACGGCGCCTGCAGCCGCGATTCCCGGAATCATCTCGGACGCTGCCGCGGTCGGTGTCGCCGGTGCCGTGATCCTGTCCGCCGGCCTCGGGCATGGTGCCGGCTCGCTAGCCGAGACGGTCGCGCAGGCGGCGCACCGGCACGGCATGCGCCTGATCGGGCCGAACTGCCTCGGCGTCATGGTGCCGCGCGTGAAGCTCAATGCGAGCTTTGCCGCGCATCAGCCCACCGAAGGGCGTCTTGCCCTGATCTCGCAGTCGGGGGCCATCGCTGCCGCGATGATCGAATGGGCGGCAGAGCGGCGGCTCGGCTTCTCCGGCATCGTGTCGATCGGAGACCAACTCGACGTCGATGTCGCCGATCTGCTCGACTATTTCGCGCAGGATGATCATACCAACGCGATCCTGCTCTACGTCGAGGCCGTCAAGGATGCGCGCAAATTCATGTCGGCCGCGCGCGCCGCGGCGCGGCTCAAGCCCCTGATTGTCGTGAAGGCGGGCCGGGTGGCGCAGGGAGCCAAGGCCGCAGCCACCCATACCGGAGCGCTTGCCGGTTCGGACGCCGTCTATGACGCGGCGTTCCGCCGGGCTGGCATGCTGCGCGTGTACGACCTTCGCGAATTGTTCGACTGCGCCGAGTTGCTTGGCCGCGGTTTCGTCCCGCGCGGCAATCGCCTGTCGATCCTGACCAATGGCGGCGGGCTCGGCATCCTCGCGATCGACCGGCTCGTTGAGCTCGGCGGCGTTCCTGCAAGCCTGACGACGGAGACGATTGCGGCACTCGATCGGGTTCTGCCGCAAGGCTGGTCTCGCGCCAACCCCGTCGATATCTCCGGCGATGCCGACGCTGCCCGCTACGTGGCCGCACTCGGCGCGCTGCTGGAGGACGCGAACAGCGACGCCGTGCTGGTCATGAACGTGGAAACGGCTGTTGCGCCGACCGAAGGGATCGCCGAAGCGGTGACGCGGTGCGTTGCCGACCGCCGAGCCAGGAACAGCGAGGTAGCCGCACTGGTGCTTGCGTCGTGGGATGGTGCCGACGCTCGCACCGCGGCGACCTTCGAGCGGGCGCGCGTCCCGCATTTCCCGACCGAGGATGATGCCGTGCGCGCCTTCATGTATCTGGTGAGATACCGCGATGCCTCCATCACGCTGGCCGCAACGCCGCCCAGCAGCGCCTCGACGTTTGCGCCACGGACGGCGGCGGCGCGGCACGTGATCGCGAAGGCGCTATCCGAGGGGCGGGAATGGCTCGATCCGGTCGAGATCGTCGCGCTGTTTGAGGCCTACGATATTCCGATCGTTCCGACCGTCGTGGCCCGTGATGCCGACGATGCCGTGGACAGGGCAGCGCCCTTCCTGGCGCAAGGGCTTGCCGTGGCGGTGAAGCTGTTCTCGCGCGACATCAGGCACAAGTCGGACATCGGCGGTGTCATTCTCGGCCTGCGTACTCGCGAAAGCGTCGCACAGGCGGCCAGGACGGTGCTGGCGCGCGCTCGTGCCGCGCGTCCGGATGCCGTCCTGCAAGGTGTGACAATCCAGCCGATGATCGAGCGGCGGGTGGCACGTGAGCTGATCCTCGGCATTGCCGACGATCCGACTTTCGGCCCGGCGATCGTGTTTGGCCGCGGCGGGACCGCGGTCGAGGTGATCGACGACAAGGCGCTGGCGCTGCCGCCTCTCGACATGAACCTGGCACGCGACCTCGTAGGACGCACGCGGGTCTCGCGGCTGCTTGCCGCCTACCGCGACGTACCCGCCGTTCCGGAAGATGCCGTGCCGATCACCCTCGTCAAGCTGGCGCAGATGGCGGCCGATATTCCGGAAGTCGCAGAGCTCGATATCAATCCCTTGCTGGCGGACGAAACCGGCGTGCTGGCGCTCGACGCGCGGGTGGCGATCCGCAAGCCCGCGCGGTTGTTTGCCGGCCAGACCCGTCTTGCAGTGCGGCCGTACCCGTCGCAGTGGGAAGGCGAACTTGCCCTGAGGGACGGCTCGCGCGTGACGGTGCGGCCGATGCGGCCGGAGGACGAGCCGATGATCGACAGCTTCCTCAAGCGGGTAACTGCCGAGGACCTCAGGCTGCGGTTCTTCCATTTCACGAAGAACTTCTCGCATGCGTTCATCGCGCGGCTGACCCAGCTCGATTATGCGCGCGCGATGGCGTTTGTGGCGCTGGATCCGAACTCCGGTGCAATCATCGGCGTCGTCCGGCTCCATTCGGACTCGCTCTATCAGAATGCCGAGTACGCCATCCTCCTGCAATCCGACCTCAAGGGCAAAGGGCTCGGATGGGCGCTGATGCGCCTGCTGATCCACTATGCGCGATCGGAAGGGCTGAAGCGCATGTCCGGCCAGGTGCTGACCGAGAACATCAGCATGCTGAGCATGTGTCGTGATCTGGGCTTCGCAACCTGCCCGGATCCCGAGGACCACAGCATCGTCGATGTGGAGCTCGACCTGTCTCGGCTAGTCGCGGATGCCGAAGCGGCTGGCGGCCTGATCCGGCCCGGTGCAATCAAAGCGGCGTGACGGCGACGACCCGGTAGGGATGCATGCCGTCCGCCTCATGGACGGAGACATATTCGCCGAGCCGAAAGTGCTCGCCGCCGAAATGAAACCCGGCTTCATCGGCGGTGGCGCCGGCAACGTCATAGTGAAAGCGCCAGCTGTCGGACGGTCCATGCACGAGGTGGCCGAGCTGATCGTCCTCGCCCGGGCGTTGGCGGACGACGCGGCAGGCGTCGCGATTGGCCCTCCAGGTCTCGACATCGATCCGCGATGCCGTGTCGAGCGGGGCGACGATGACGTAGCCGATCGCGGACGTACCTTCGGGGTGATCGTGCTCGCGGGCGCGCTCGAGCCGGACCTGCCTGAACGAGTGCGGCAACGCAGTGTTTTGCAAAGGTTTGAAGGCGGCGCGATTCATCTGAAATCTCCTGAGCACGCCCGAGGCTGCCGGGCAATCTGTGAAATCATACGGCCGTCGCTTGCCAAGCCGTTGATCTGGGTCAAGCACATTCCGGGTGGCCAAGATGTGGTCTATTGCGCTGGGTCAAACACAGCCGGCTCCAGCATCCTAGGGTGACTCGAAAGTTGGAGTCAGAATCTTGCTCAATGCCCCGGCCCTGATAGCAAATGTGAACAATCCGCGCGTGCTCACTGCATGTGGGGCCTGGAACGTTGCCAATGTCGAGGCGCTGGAGCGGCTGTGCGCGCACGCCGCGCGTACCGATATCGGCTCGATCGATGTACGGCGTGTCACTGCGCTCGATACCGTCGGGGCCTGGCTGCTCGAAAGACTCGCCCGCAGTGGCGTGACCAGAGCAGTCCTCACCGGTGCCGACGGTCCATATGGCGACTTGCTGGAAGAGGTGCGGGGGCTGAACCGTTCCGGCCGCGCCGAACGCAGACCGGTCAACCCCGTGCTGCAGAAGCTTGATCAACTCGGCCGCGGCAGCAGGCGGCTGGCATCCGATTCGGCGGCATTCCTACATATGCTCGGCGCCTTCAGTCTAGCGCTGCTTGGCATTTTCAGGCATCCGCGATCGTTCCGATTGACGTCGACCGTCTATCAGCTCGGCCGGGTGGGCTGGCAGGCGGTGCCGATCATGGTGCTGATCACGTTCCTGATCGGTGCCATCATCGCCCAGCAGGGCATCTTCCATTTCCGCCGCTTTGGCGCGGAATCCTATGTCGTGGACATGGTTGGCATCCTCGTGCTGCGCGAGATTGGCGTGCTGATCGTGGCCATCATGGTGGCCGGACGATCCGGCAGCGCCTATACGGCCGAGATCGGTGCGATGAAGATGCGCGAGGAGATCGACGCGCTCAGCACCATGGGGCTCGATCCTGTCGCGGTGCTGATCCTGCCACGAATCCTGGCGCTGGTGGTGGCGCTGCCGATCCTCGCCTTTCTCGGCTCGCTCGCGGCGCTCTATGGCGGCGGGCTCATCGCGTGGCTTTATGGCGGCATGAGTCCGGCGATCTTCATTGCACGCCTCCATGACGCGGTTTCGGTCACTCATTTCGAGGTCGGGATCATCAAGGCGCCGTTCATGGCGCTCGTGATCGGGCTTGTCGCGGCCGTCGAGGGATTGAGCGTCAAGGGCAGCGCGGAGTCGTTGGGGCAGCAGACGACGGCATCGGTCGTAAAATCGATCTTCCTGGTGATCGTGCTCGACGGGTTGTTCGCGGTCTTCTTCGCCTCGATCGGGATGTAGCCATGGCCGACACGCCAGCGATCCATATTAGCGACCTCGTGGTCGGTTTCGGCGAGAAGATCATCCTCGATCATCTCGATCTCGACGTGAACGACGGCGAAATTCTCGGCCTCGTGGGCGCGTCCGGCGGCGGAAAGTCGGTGCTGATGCGGACATTGGTTGGCTTACTTCCGAAGCGGAGCGGACAGATCGATTTCGCAGGCGACAGCGATGACGAGCGCCGCTGGGGCGTGCTGTTCCAGCAGGGAGCGCTGTTTTCGGCCTTGACGGCTCGCCAGAACATCCAGTTTCCGCTGCGCGAGCGCGCACGGCTGTCGCCGGGGCTGCTGGACGAAATTGCGGACGCGAAGCTCGAGATGGTCGGCCTGAAGCGCGAAGACGGGGACAAGTATCCGTCCGAGCTCTCGGGCGGCATGACCAAGCGGGTTGCGCTCGCGCGGGCGCTGGC from Bradyrhizobium elkanii USDA 76 harbors:
- a CDS encoding ABC transporter ATP-binding protein codes for the protein MADTPAIHISDLVVGFGEKIILDHLDLDVNDGEILGLVGASGGGKSVLMRTLVGLLPKRSGQIDFAGDSDDERRWGVLFQQGALFSALTARQNIQFPLRERARLSPGLLDEIADAKLEMVGLKREDGDKYPSELSGGMTKRVALARALALDPSLLFLDEPTSGLDPIAAGEFDALIRTLHRTLRFTVFMVTHDLNSLQAICDRVAALADGRIAAIGRLSSVLKSDHPWVQAYFHGARAQKLGLGN